The following nucleotide sequence is from Desulfomonile tiedjei.
CCTCAAGGGCCTCAAAATCAGGGTGATGAACAGCCCGATTTACATAGACACGTTCAAACAACTAGGGGCCTCACCCACGGATCTCCCGTTCCCTGAAATCTACAGTGCGCTTCAGAATGGGACTATTGACGCGCAGGAAAACCCCCTGCTCACCTCCATCCTGATAAAAGCCACGGAAATAACCAAGTTCGTGACCAAGACTGGGCACATCTTGACGGAATGCATCATCATAGTTACGCCGGACTTTTGGAAAAAGCTGACCCCGGAACAGCAAAATATTTTCCGGGAGGCTGCCAAAGTCTGCATAAAGCTCAACCGGGAAATTAACGTAGAGCTGGAAAAAAAGCTGCCTCAGTCGGGCCTTTCCGTGGAAGAGTACTGCGCGAAAAACAACGTCAAGGTGATCAACCTGACACCTGAGGAACGCGAGACCTTTAAGACTGCCATGCAGCAGGTCTGGACCAAATATCGGGACAAGATTGGTCCGGAACTGTTCGATTTTTTTCAGGCCAAGGTTAAGGCCCATTCGGGCAAGTAAACCGGCTGCGAAGCTCTGAAAATTTCATGAGGGGATGTGCCGTTGCTGCGGTACGTCCCCGGATCTCCCATGTCATGCAACGAATAATACGAGCGCTCAACAGTGTCGAGGAATGGACGCTGGTTCTGGTTCTGCTGGGGCTGGCGTTCCTTTCCTTTGTGCAGGTTTTTTGCAGATACGTGCTGCAGTTCAGCTTCACATGGATGGAGGAACTGGGCAGGTACCTCGGGGTGTTCATTGCTTTTCTGGGCGCATCTCTGGGCGTCAAGTACGGCAGCCACTTTTCCATGGATTTGATTTACGAAAAAGTCTCGAGCGATCGCTTTCGCCATGGGCTGAAGGTAATAATAAACATAGCGTCCGGACTGATGTTTTTCGTTATTGCCTATTATGGGTGGGAACAGGCAATGAAGCTCCGCCGCTTTGGGGTCCTCACTTCGGCGCTGGAAGTTCCCAAGTATTGGGCGTACCTGCCAATCCCGTTCTTTTCCACCATAATGGGTATCCGCTTCATCAATTTGGGAATAAGGCATCTGGTCCGGCTCGTCCGCCGCGAACCTTTCAGAATGGGGCCGGAACAGTGATTGCGACCGTCTTGATTTCATTCTTTGTGCTTCTCTTACTTGGGATGCCGATCGCCGTTCTAT
It contains:
- a CDS encoding TRAP transporter small permease, giving the protein MQRIIRALNSVEEWTLVLVLLGLAFLSFVQVFCRYVLQFSFTWMEELGRYLGVFIAFLGASLGVKYGSHFSMDLIYEKVSSDRFRHGLKVIINIASGLMFFVIAYYGWEQAMKLRRFGVLTSALEVPKYWAYLPIPFFSTIMGIRFINLGIRHLVRLVRREPFRMGPEQ
- a CDS encoding DctP family TRAP transporter solute-binding subunit, which codes for MKKLIVVFLCAVFVGAVAIPSVQGAPLTIKFGHIAPPFHGQSKGIDAFADYVKEKTNGQIEIKTFPFGQLGSETSLAEQVQAGTLEIASVTCAVLQNSAPQVAVVDLPFVFPDRKTAYGVLDDPEVQAKIFSYLPAKGFVGIGWTENEFRDITNTKRDIRKPDDLKGLKIRVMNSPIYIDTFKQLGASPTDLPFPEIYSALQNGTIDAQENPLLTSILIKATEITKFVTKTGHILTECIIIVTPDFWKKLTPEQQNIFREAAKVCIKLNREINVELEKKLPQSGLSVEEYCAKNNVKVINLTPEERETFKTAMQQVWTKYRDKIGPELFDFFQAKVKAHSGK